One window from the genome of Streptomyces sp. NBC_00708 encodes:
- a CDS encoding sensor histidine kinase KdpD, which yields MARGKLRIYLGAAPGVGKTYAMLSEAHRRVERGTDCVIGFVEHHDRPRTETMLHGLEVVPRREIEHRGAVFTEMDIDAVLERAPAVALVDELAHTNVPGSRNAKRWQDVEELLQAGIDVVSTVNIQHLESLGDVVESITGVRQRETVPDEVVRRADQLELVDMSPQALRRRMAHGNIYKPDRIDASLSNYFRPGNLTALRELALLWVADRVDEYLQQYRGEHNIRTTWQARERIVVGLTGGPEGRTLIRRAARMAAKGSGSEILAVYIARSDGLTSASPKELAVQRTLVEDLGGTFHHVIGDDIPSALLEFARGVNATQIVLGSSRRKTWQYIYGPGVGATVARESGTDLDVHIVTHDEVAKGRGLPIARGARLGRARIIWGWAVGVGGPVLLAVLLKSLESGPGLANDVLLFLFMTVAAALVGGLLPALAAAAAGSLLLNYWFTPPTHTLTVQDPENLVAIVIFFAVAVAVASVVDLAARRTHQAARLRAESEILSFLAGSVLRGETTLDALLDRVRETFGMGSVALLERRSDVDPWTCAGSVGPAPAARPEDADVDMPVGDHMALALSGRVLPAEDRRVLGAFAAQAAVVLDRQRLVDEAEEARRLAEGNRIRTALLAAVSHDLRTPLAAIKAAVSSLRSDDVAWSDDDEAELLAGIEAGADRLDHLVGNLLDMSRLQTGTVTPLIREIDLDEVVPMALGGVPEDSVDLDIPETLPMVAVDPGLLERAVANIVENAVKYSPDGDRVTVAASALGARVELRVTDRGRGVPDEGKERIFEPFQRYGDAPRGAGVGLGLAVARGFAESMGGTLDAEDTPGGGLTMVLTLKAAPGHAPAAPGLPARVTS from the coding sequence ATGGCGCGCGGCAAACTTCGGATCTACCTCGGTGCGGCACCCGGCGTCGGCAAGACGTACGCGATGCTCTCCGAGGCGCACCGGCGCGTCGAACGGGGCACCGACTGCGTCATCGGCTTCGTCGAGCACCACGACCGCCCGCGCACCGAGACCATGCTGCACGGCCTCGAAGTGGTCCCGCGCCGCGAGATCGAGCACCGCGGGGCCGTCTTCACCGAGATGGACATCGACGCCGTCCTGGAGCGGGCCCCGGCCGTCGCCCTGGTCGACGAGCTGGCCCACACCAACGTGCCCGGCTCCCGCAACGCCAAGCGCTGGCAGGACGTCGAGGAGCTCCTCCAGGCCGGCATCGACGTCGTCTCCACCGTCAACATCCAGCACCTGGAGTCCCTCGGTGACGTCGTCGAGTCCATAACCGGCGTACGCCAGCGCGAGACCGTGCCCGACGAGGTCGTCCGCCGGGCCGACCAGCTCGAACTGGTCGACATGTCGCCCCAGGCCCTGCGCCGCCGCATGGCCCACGGCAACATCTACAAGCCGGACCGGATCGACGCCTCGCTCTCCAACTACTTCCGCCCCGGCAACCTCACCGCCCTGCGCGAACTGGCCCTCCTCTGGGTCGCCGACCGGGTCGACGAATACCTCCAGCAGTACCGGGGCGAGCACAACATCCGCACCACCTGGCAGGCCCGCGAGCGCATCGTCGTCGGCCTCACCGGAGGCCCCGAGGGCCGCACGCTCATCCGCCGCGCCGCCCGGATGGCGGCCAAGGGCTCGGGCAGCGAGATCCTCGCCGTCTACATCGCCCGCAGCGACGGACTGACCTCGGCCTCGCCCAAGGAGCTGGCCGTCCAGCGCACCCTCGTCGAGGACCTGGGCGGCACCTTCCACCACGTCATCGGTGACGACATACCCTCGGCGCTGCTGGAGTTCGCCCGGGGCGTCAACGCCACGCAGATCGTCCTCGGCTCCAGCCGCCGCAAGACCTGGCAGTACATCTACGGACCCGGCGTCGGCGCCACCGTCGCCCGTGAGTCCGGCACCGACCTCGATGTCCACATCGTCACCCACGACGAGGTCGCCAAGGGCCGGGGGCTGCCCATAGCGCGCGGCGCCCGCCTCGGCCGGGCCCGCATCATCTGGGGCTGGGCGGTCGGCGTCGGCGGGCCCGTCCTCCTCGCCGTGCTCCTCAAGTCCCTGGAGTCGGGTCCCGGGCTCGCCAACGACGTCCTGCTCTTCCTCTTCATGACCGTCGCCGCCGCCCTGGTCGGCGGACTGCTGCCCGCCCTCGCCGCTGCCGCCGCGGGCTCCCTGCTCCTGAACTACTGGTTCACCCCGCCCACCCACACCCTGACCGTCCAGGACCCGGAGAACCTGGTCGCCATCGTGATCTTCTTCGCGGTGGCGGTCGCGGTGGCCTCCGTGGTCGACCTCGCCGCCCGCCGCACCCACCAGGCCGCCCGGCTGCGCGCGGAGTCCGAGATCCTGTCCTTCCTGGCCGGCAGCGTGCTGCGCGGTGAGACCACGCTCGACGCGCTCCTGGACCGGGTCCGGGAGACCTTCGGCATGGGCTCCGTCGCCCTGCTGGAGCGGCGCAGTGACGTCGACCCCTGGACGTGCGCCGGCAGCGTCGGCCCGGCCCCGGCCGCCCGGCCCGAGGACGCCGACGTGGACATGCCCGTCGGCGACCACATGGCCCTGGCCCTGTCCGGCCGGGTGCTGCCCGCCGAGGACCGCCGGGTGCTCGGCGCGTTCGCCGCCCAGGCCGCCGTCGTCCTGGACCGCCAGCGCCTGGTCGACGAGGCCGAGGAGGCCCGCAGACTCGCCGAGGGCAACCGCATCAGGACCGCGCTCCTGGCCGCCGTCAGCCACGACCTGCGCACCCCGCTCGCCGCGATCAAGGCCGCCGTCTCCTCCCTGCGCTCCGACGACGTCGCCTGGTCCGACGACGACGAGGCGGAACTCCTCGCAGGCATCGAGGCCGGCGCCGACCGCCTCGACCACCTCGTCGGCAACCTCCTGGACATGTCCCGCCTCCAGACCGGCACCGTGACCCCGCTGATCCGGGAGATCGACCTCGACGAGGTGGTGCCCATGGCTCTGGGCGGCGTCCCCGAGGACAGCGTCGACCTGGACATCCCCGAGACGCTGCCCATGGTCGCCGTCGACCCCGGACTCCTGGAGCGGGCCGTCGCCAACATCGTGGAGAACGCCGTCAAGTACAGCCCCGACGGCGACCGCGTCACCGTCGCGGCCAGCGCGCTCGGCGCCCGCGTCGAACTCAGGGTCACCGACCGCGGCCGGGGCGTCCCCGACGAGGGCAAGGAGCGCATCTTCGAGCCGTTCCAGCGCTACGGCGACGCCCCGCGCGGCGCCGGAGTCGGCCTCGGTCTCGCGGTGGCCCGCGGATTCGCCGAGTCCATGGGCGGCACGCTCGACGCCGAGGACACCCCCGGCGGCGGCCTCACCATGGTCCTCACCCTCAAGGCGGCACCGGGCCACGCCCCGGCCGCCCCCGGCCTGCCCGCGCGGGTCACCTCATGA
- a CDS encoding response regulator, with protein sequence MTRVLVVDDEPQIVRALVINLKARKYEVDAAPDGATALQLAAARHPDVVVLDLGLPDMDGVDVIRGLRGWTRVPILVLSARHTSDEKVEALDAGADDYVTKPFGMDELLARLRAAVRRAEPVGQDGGDQAVIVETEGFTVDLAAKKVHREGKDVRLTPTEWHLLEVLVRNGGRLVSQRQLLQEVWGPSYGTETNYLRVYMAQLRRKLEADPSHPRHFVTEPGMGYRFERA encoded by the coding sequence ATGACCCGGGTGCTAGTGGTCGACGACGAGCCGCAGATCGTACGCGCCCTCGTGATCAACCTGAAGGCGCGCAAGTACGAGGTGGACGCCGCGCCCGACGGGGCCACCGCCCTCCAGCTCGCCGCCGCCCGCCACCCCGACGTCGTCGTCCTCGACCTCGGGCTGCCCGACATGGACGGCGTCGACGTGATCAGGGGCCTGCGCGGCTGGACCCGGGTGCCGATCCTGGTGCTCTCGGCCCGCCACACCTCCGACGAGAAGGTCGAGGCGCTGGACGCGGGGGCCGACGACTACGTGACCAAGCCGTTCGGCATGGACGAGCTGCTGGCCAGGCTGCGGGCCGCCGTCCGGCGCGCCGAGCCGGTCGGCCAGGACGGGGGCGACCAAGCCGTCATCGTGGAGACCGAGGGCTTCACCGTCGACCTCGCCGCCAAGAAGGTCCACCGCGAGGGCAAGGACGTACGGCTCACGCCCACCGAGTGGCACCTGCTGGAGGTCCTCGTCCGCAACGGCGGCCGGCTCGTCAGCCAGCGCCAGCTGCTCCAGGAGGTCTGGGGGCCCTCGTACGGCACCGAGACGAACTACCTGCGCGTCTACATGGCCCAGCTGAGGCGCAAGCTGGAGGCCGACCCCTCCCACCCCCGCCACTTCGTCACCGAACCCGGCATGGGTTACCGCTTCGAGCGCGCCTGA
- a CDS encoding OB-fold nucleic acid binding domain-containing protein has translation MSAVPRFEKPRKGERPSGRFRRMLDRLSSSQEDLECEELEEDSQASGCTRISECTDRQIVKVTGTLRTVTLRPRAGVPALEAELFDGTAPLDVVWLGRRSIVGIEPGRKLIASGRIAMSHGRRVLFNPKYELRPLGKE, from the coding sequence ATGAGTGCTGTTCCCCGATTCGAGAAGCCCCGCAAGGGCGAGCGGCCGTCCGGGCGCTTCCGGCGGATGCTCGACCGGCTTTCGAGCTCCCAGGAGGACCTGGAGTGCGAGGAGCTGGAGGAGGACTCGCAGGCTTCGGGGTGCACCCGGATCTCCGAATGCACCGACCGCCAGATCGTGAAGGTCACTGGTACCTTGCGGACGGTCACCCTGCGACCGCGCGCCGGAGTGCCCGCCCTGGAGGCGGAGCTCTTCGACGGCACCGCACCGCTCGACGTGGTCTGGCTCGGCCGCCGCTCCATCGTGGGCATAGAGCCGGGCCGCAAGCTCATCGCCTCCGGCCGGATCGCCATGAGCCACGGCCGCCGGGTGCTGTTCAACCCCAAATACGAACTCCGACCGCTCGGCAAGGAGTAG
- a CDS encoding DUF3159 domain-containing protein — protein MTSLDKPTSETDRTTDQQEADSRAVTEAALFEAFGGVRGMVETVLPGLLFVTIFTIDKNLTHSAVAALAVSLALVAVRLIRKDTVKHAFSGVFGVAFGVVFAKMTGNAKDFYLPGMLYTLGLALAYLISTVAGLPLIGLILGPVFKENLSWRTRNPGRKKAYAKASYAWGLILLAKCAILFPLYWWADTTQFGWVLVALKIPPFLLAVYLTWVFLAKAPPPIDVFAEMEAEEEAEKARKAAAAEAAGGQEF, from the coding sequence GTGACGTCTCTCGACAAGCCGACGTCCGAAACGGACCGCACCACCGACCAGCAGGAGGCCGACAGCAGGGCGGTCACCGAGGCCGCTCTCTTCGAGGCCTTCGGCGGCGTGAGGGGCATGGTGGAGACGGTCCTGCCGGGCCTGCTCTTCGTCACGATCTTCACCATCGACAAGAACCTCACCCACTCGGCCGTCGCCGCCCTCGCGGTGTCGCTGGCCCTCGTGGCCGTCCGGCTGATCCGCAAGGACACCGTCAAGCACGCCTTCAGCGGCGTCTTCGGTGTGGCCTTCGGCGTGGTCTTCGCCAAGATGACCGGCAACGCCAAGGACTTCTACCTCCCGGGCATGCTCTACACCCTCGGGCTCGCCCTGGCGTACCTGATCAGCACGGTCGCCGGCCTGCCGCTGATCGGCCTCATCCTGGGCCCGGTGTTCAAGGAGAACCTCTCCTGGCGCACCCGTAACCCCGGCCGCAAGAAGGCGTACGCCAAGGCCAGCTACGCCTGGGGACTGATCCTGCTCGCCAAGTGCGCGATCCTCTTCCCGCTGTACTGGTGGGCCGACACCACCCAGTTCGGCTGGGTGCTGGTCGCCCTGAAGATCCCGCCCTTCCTGCTGGCGGTCTACCTGACCTGGGTCTTCCTCGCCAAGGCGCCGCCGCCCATCGACGTCTTCGCCGAGATGGAGGCCGAGGAAGAGGCCGAGAAGGCCCGCAAGGCGGCCGCCGCCGAAGCGGCCGGGGGCCAGGAGTTCTGA
- a CDS encoding TrkA family potassium uptake protein, producing MRVAIAGAGAVGRSIAGELLENGHEVLLVDKAPTAISVERVPMAEWLLADACEITSLDEAALQRCNVVIAATGDDKVNLVVSLLAKTEYGVPRVVARVNNPKNEWLFNESWGVDVAVSTPRLMSALVEEAVSVGDLVRLLRFSHGDANLVELTLPPESALAGTQVGEVAWPEDTSLVTIIRGQRVLTPSPEESLEAGDELLFVAAQAREEQLEDLLSVRQGDPEK from the coding sequence ATGCGTGTCGCGATTGCCGGGGCCGGTGCGGTGGGGCGTTCCATCGCGGGCGAGCTGCTGGAGAACGGGCACGAGGTGCTGCTCGTCGACAAGGCGCCGACCGCCATTTCGGTGGAGCGGGTGCCGATGGCCGAGTGGCTGCTGGCGGATGCCTGTGAGATCACGTCGCTGGACGAGGCGGCGCTGCAGCGCTGCAACGTCGTGATCGCGGCGACCGGTGACGACAAGGTGAACCTGGTCGTCTCGCTGCTGGCGAAGACCGAGTACGGCGTGCCGCGGGTCGTCGCCCGGGTGAACAACCCGAAGAACGAGTGGCTGTTCAACGAGTCGTGGGGCGTCGATGTGGCGGTCTCCACGCCGCGTCTGATGTCGGCGCTGGTGGAGGAGGCGGTGAGCGTCGGCGATCTGGTCCGGCTGCTGCGCTTCAGCCACGGCGACGCGAACCTGGTCGAGCTGACGCTGCCGCCGGAGTCGGCGCTGGCGGGTACGCAGGTCGGGGAGGTCGCCTGGCCGGAGGACACCTCGCTGGTGACGATCATCCGGGGCCAGCGGGTGCTGACGCCGAGCCCGGAGGAGAGTCTGGAGGCCGGTGACGAGCTGCTGTTCGTGGCCGCGCAGGCGCGCGAGGAGCAGCTGGAGGACCTGCTGTCGGTGCGGCAGGGCGATCCGGAGAAGTAG
- a CDS encoding TrkA family potassium uptake protein produces MHIVIMGCGRVGAALAQTLEQQGHTVAVIDQDPTAFRRLGSGFGGRRVTGVGFDQDTLREAGIEEAGAFAAVSSGDNSNIIAARVAREMFGIENVAARIYDPRRAEVYQRLGIPTVATVRWTADQMLRRLLPSGAEPLWRDPSGGVQLAEVHTTPSWIGHKISTLQEETGVRVAFLTRLGEAILPSSQTVLQEGDLVHVMMRTDEIAKVEAAFAEGPEEGGH; encoded by the coding sequence GTGCACATCGTCATCATGGGCTGCGGGCGAGTGGGAGCCGCTCTCGCGCAGACCCTGGAGCAGCAGGGGCACACGGTCGCCGTCATCGACCAGGACCCCACGGCGTTCCGACGCCTCGGCTCCGGGTTCGGCGGGCGTCGCGTGACCGGGGTCGGTTTCGACCAGGACACCCTGCGTGAGGCGGGGATCGAGGAGGCCGGCGCGTTCGCGGCGGTGAGCAGCGGCGACAACTCCAACATCATCGCGGCCCGGGTGGCGCGCGAGATGTTCGGCATCGAGAACGTCGCGGCCCGGATCTACGACCCCCGGCGCGCCGAGGTGTATCAGCGGCTGGGCATTCCGACGGTCGCCACCGTCCGCTGGACCGCGGACCAGATGCTGCGCCGGCTGCTGCCCTCGGGCGCTGAGCCGCTGTGGCGCGACCCGAGCGGCGGGGTGCAGCTCGCGGAGGTGCACACCACGCCGTCCTGGATCGGCCACAAGATCAGCACGCTCCAGGAGGAGACGGGCGTGCGCGTCGCCTTCCTCACCCGCTTGGGCGAAGCGATTCTGCCGTCGTCGCAGACGGTGCTGCAGGAGGGCGACCTCGTCCACGTGATGATGCGGACGGACGAGATCGCGAAGGTCGAGGCGGCCTTCGCCGAGGGCCCCGAGGAGGGCGGTCACTGA
- a CDS encoding APC family permease produces MSKLTDVPKRILIGRALRSDKLGETLLPKRIALPVFASDPLSSVAYAPGEVLLVLSIAGVSAYHFSPWIAVAVVVLMFTVVASYRQNVHAYPSGGGDYEVATTNLGPKAGLTVASALLVDYVLTVAVSIASGVENLGSAIPYVVEHKTGCAVAAIVLLTLMNLRGVKESGKLFAIPTYLFVAGVFIMIIWGAFRGLVLGDTMHAPTSGYTIKPEHQGLAGFALVFLLLRAFSSGCAALTGVEAISNGVPAFRKPKSKNAATTLAMMGLLAVTMFCGIIGLAMATDVKMAENPAKDLISNGRPVGAGFVQDPVISQVAAAVFGDGTFFFVILAAATALVLFLAANTAYNGFPLLGSILAQDRYLPRQLHTRGDRLAFSNGIVLLAGAAILLVVIYGADSTRLIQLYIVGVFVSFTLSQTGMVRHWNRHLAVEKDQAKRRHMIRSRAINTFGAFFTGLVLVVVLATKFTHGAWVALLGMVIFFGTMTAIRRHYDRVAEEIAADETAPDESIRPSRVHSIVLVSKLHRPTLRALAYAKLIRTDHLEALSISVDPAETKALREDWERRGINVPLKILDSPYREVTRPVIEYVKSLRRESPRDVVSVYIPEYVVGHWYEHLLHNQSALRLKGRLLFTPGVMVTSVPYQLESSEAAKKRARRRADWSAPGSVRRGPVERRQKEPTPKG; encoded by the coding sequence GTGTCCAAACTGACCGACGTGCCCAAACGGATCCTGATCGGGCGGGCCCTGCGCAGCGACAAGCTGGGGGAGACGCTCCTCCCCAAGCGCATCGCACTCCCCGTCTTCGCATCCGACCCGCTGTCCTCGGTGGCGTACGCACCCGGAGAAGTCCTCCTCGTGCTCTCCATCGCGGGTGTGTCGGCCTACCACTTCAGCCCCTGGATCGCGGTCGCGGTCGTGGTCCTGATGTTCACGGTCGTCGCCTCCTACCGGCAGAACGTGCACGCCTACCCGAGCGGCGGCGGCGACTACGAGGTCGCCACCACCAACCTCGGCCCGAAGGCCGGCCTGACCGTGGCCAGCGCGCTGCTGGTCGACTACGTCCTGACCGTCGCCGTGTCGATCGCCTCCGGCGTCGAGAACCTGGGCTCGGCGATCCCCTACGTCGTCGAGCACAAGACGGGGTGCGCGGTCGCGGCCATCGTGCTGCTGACCCTGATGAACCTGCGCGGGGTGAAGGAGTCCGGCAAGCTCTTCGCCATTCCCACGTACCTCTTCGTGGCCGGCGTCTTCATCATGATCATCTGGGGCGCCTTCCGCGGACTCGTCCTCGGCGACACCATGCACGCCCCGACCTCCGGGTACACGATCAAGCCCGAGCACCAGGGGCTCGCCGGCTTCGCCCTCGTCTTCCTGCTGCTGCGCGCGTTCTCCTCCGGCTGTGCGGCGCTCACCGGTGTCGAGGCGATCAGCAACGGCGTGCCCGCGTTCCGCAAGCCCAAGAGCAAGAACGCCGCGACCACGCTGGCGATGATGGGCCTGCTCGCCGTCACCATGTTCTGCGGCATCATCGGGCTGGCCATGGCCACCGATGTCAAGATGGCCGAGAACCCGGCGAAGGACCTGATCAGCAACGGCCGGCCGGTCGGCGCGGGCTTCGTCCAGGACCCGGTCATCTCGCAGGTCGCGGCCGCGGTCTTCGGCGACGGCACGTTCTTCTTCGTGATCCTCGCCGCCGCCACCGCCCTCGTCCTCTTCCTGGCCGCGAACACCGCGTACAACGGCTTCCCGCTGCTCGGCTCGATCCTGGCCCAGGACCGCTACCTGCCCCGCCAGCTGCACACCCGCGGCGACCGGCTCGCCTTTTCCAACGGCATCGTGCTGCTGGCCGGCGCCGCGATCCTGCTGGTCGTGATCTACGGGGCCGACTCGACCCGGCTCATCCAGCTGTACATCGTCGGCGTGTTCGTCTCCTTCACGCTCAGCCAGACCGGCATGGTCCGGCACTGGAACCGGCACCTCGCCGTGGAGAAGGACCAGGCCAAGCGCCGCCACATGATCCGCTCCCGGGCGATCAACACCTTCGGCGCCTTCTTCACCGGCCTCGTGCTCGTCGTCGTCCTCGCCACGAAGTTCACCCACGGCGCCTGGGTCGCGCTGCTCGGCATGGTGATCTTCTTCGGCACGATGACCGCGATCCGCAGGCACTACGACCGGGTCGCCGAGGAGATCGCCGCCGACGAGACCGCCCCGGACGAGTCGATCCGCCCCTCCCGGGTCCACTCGATCGTTCTGGTCTCCAAGCTCCACCGCCCCACCCTGCGCGCGCTCGCCTACGCCAAGCTGATCCGCACGGACCACTTGGAGGCACTCTCCATCAGCGTCGACCCGGCCGAGACGAAGGCCCTCAGGGAGGACTGGGAGCGGCGCGGCATCAACGTACCGCTGAAGATCCTCGACTCCCCGTACCGCGAGGTGACCCGCCCGGTCATCGAGTACGTCAAGAGCCTGCGCCGGGAGAGCCCGCGCGACGTCGTGAGCGTCTACATCCCCGAGTACGTCGTCGGCCACTGGTACGAGCACCTGCTGCACAACCAGAGCGCTCTCAGGCTCAAGGGCCGGCTGCTCTTCACCCCCGGCGTGATGGTCACCTCGGTCCCGTACCAGCTGGAATCCTCCGAGGCCGCCAAGAAGCGCGCCCGCAGGCGCGCCGACTGGAGTGCCCCTGGCTCCGTGCGCCGCGGCCCGGTGGAGCGCAGGCAGAAGGAACCGACGCCGAAGGGCTGA
- a CDS encoding class I SAM-dependent RNA methyltransferase, whose translation MQNESTSPQTGETAPESLVGREYEVEVGPVAHGGHCIARTDEGRVLFVRHTLPGEKVVARITDGSEDSRFLRADAVEIIDASKDRVPAPCPFAGPGKCGGCDWQHAKPGAQRRLKGEVIAEQLQRLAGLTPEEAGWDGTVMPAEGDKLPAGEVPAWRTRVQYAIDEDGRVGLRKHRSHDIEIIDHCMIAAPGVSELGVEQQDWPRMATVEAIAATGSHDRQVILTPRPGGRLPLVELDKPVSVLRVDERDGGVHRVHGRGFVRERADDRTYRVGSGGFWQVHPQAANTLVRAVMQGLLPRKNDTALDLYCGVGLFAGAIGQRIGEKGAVLGIESGKRAVEDARHNLADLDRVRIEHGKVDQVLPRTGITECDLIVLDPPRAGAGKSTVKQLVGLGARRIAYVACDPAALARDISYFAEGGYRVRTLRAFDLFPMTHHVECVAILEPAAKGA comes from the coding sequence ATGCAGAACGAATCCACGTCGCCGCAGACCGGGGAGACCGCGCCGGAGTCGCTGGTCGGGCGGGAGTACGAGGTCGAGGTCGGCCCGGTCGCGCACGGCGGCCACTGCATCGCGCGGACGGACGAGGGCCGGGTGCTGTTCGTACGCCACACCCTGCCCGGCGAGAAGGTCGTCGCCCGGATCACCGACGGCTCCGAGGACTCGCGCTTCCTGCGCGCCGACGCGGTGGAGATCATCGACGCGTCCAAGGACCGGGTGCCGGCCCCCTGCCCGTTCGCAGGCCCCGGCAAGTGCGGCGGCTGCGACTGGCAGCACGCCAAGCCGGGCGCCCAGCGCCGCCTCAAGGGCGAGGTCATCGCCGAACAGCTCCAGCGCCTCGCGGGCCTCACCCCCGAGGAGGCGGGCTGGGACGGCACGGTCATGCCGGCCGAGGGCGACAAGCTCCCCGCGGGCGAGGTGCCCGCCTGGCGCACGCGCGTCCAGTACGCCATCGACGAGGACGGCCGCGTCGGCCTGCGCAAGCACCGCTCGCACGACATCGAGATCATCGACCACTGCATGATCGCCGCGCCGGGCGTCTCCGAGCTGGGCGTCGAGCAGCAGGACTGGCCCCGGATGGCCACGGTCGAGGCCATCGCCGCCACCGGCTCCCACGACCGCCAGGTCATCCTGACCCCCCGCCCGGGTGGCCGCCTTCCCCTGGTCGAGCTGGACAAGCCGGTGTCCGTCCTGCGCGTCGACGAACGCGACGGCGGCGTCCACCGCGTCCACGGCCGCGGCTTCGTCCGCGAACGCGCCGACGACCGCACGTACCGCGTCGGCTCCGGCGGCTTCTGGCAGGTCCACCCCCAGGCCGCGAACACCCTGGTCCGCGCGGTCATGCAGGGCCTCCTGCCCCGCAAGAACGACACCGCCCTCGACCTCTACTGCGGCGTCGGCCTCTTCGCCGGCGCCATCGGCCAGCGCATCGGCGAGAAGGGCGCGGTCCTCGGCATCGAGTCCGGCAAGCGCGCGGTCGAGGACGCCCGCCACAACCTGGCGGACCTGGACCGCGTCCGCATCGAACACGGCAAGGTCGACCAGGTCCTGCCCCGCACCGGCATCACCGAATGCGACCTCATCGTCCTGGACCCGCCCCGCGCGGGCGCCGGCAAGTCCACGGTGAAGCAACTGGTGGGCCTCGGCGCGCGCCGCATCGCCTACGTGGCGTGCGACCCGGCGGCGCTGGCGCGGGACATCTCGTACTTCGCGGAGGGCGGCTACCGGGTGCGGACGCTGCGGGCGTTCGATCTGTTTCCGATGACGCATCATGTGGAGTGCGTCGCGATCCTTGAGCCTGCCGCAAAGGGCGCCTGA